A stretch of Aedes aegypti strain LVP_AGWG chromosome 2, AaegL5.0 Primary Assembly, whole genome shotgun sequence DNA encodes these proteins:
- the LOC5567003 gene encoding serine protease snake isoform X1 gives MSNVCCCRFAALLLLCGLWCWPIALVQGQRVSELQCQRYIAMNTEESAGGPLSLDPEVVVFRRTNCSTSIDLIVNGEEAIVGEFPHQALLGVPMENGSSNQWDFYCGGSLISEWFILTAAHCKSPTIVRLGEHDLREPTYDEEDIEVLGYYKHPKYTNLKSYYDISLVQLARQVEFNQMIRPACLWTSDPFNMSNVVATGFGRTEHGNQHGSPVLMKAVLNVMDQMKCRRKFTGYLKLTEGIKAEQMCVGSKEGRKDTCYGDSGGPIQVATDVNTCAYYIVGITSYGGVCGIGTSESVYTKVASYLDWIEQTVWPYEYLESREDQTTEKDTTLFDSSRIYFPDS, from the exons ATGAGCAACGTTTGCTGCTGTCGCTTCGCAGCTCTACTACTGCTTTGCGGTCTTTGGTGTTGGCCGATCGCACTTGTTCAGG GACAACGAGTTTCCGAGCTAC AATGTCAGAGGTACATTGCTAtgaataccgaagaatcggCTGGGGGTCCTTTGTCACTGGATCCAGAGGTGGTCGTTTTCAGGCGAACAAACTGCTCCACATCCATTGATTTGATAGTGAATGGAGAGGAGGCGATAGTGGGCGAATTTCCGCACCAGGCTCTTCTAGGTGTACCCATGGAAAATGGCAGTTCGAACCAGTGGGATTTCTACTGTGGTGGATCATTAATCAGTGAGTGGTTTATTCTGACGGCAGCACACTGCAAATCTCCAACGATTGTTCGCCTGGGAGAACATGATCTTCGTGAACCCACCTACGACGAAGAGGATATTGAGGTGTTGGGTTACTATAAACATCCAAAATATACTAACTTGAAATCGTATTACGACATTTCGTTGGTGCAGTTAGCAAGGCAGGTGGAATTCAACCAGATGATTCGTCCGGCATGTTTGTGGACGAGTGATCCATTTAACATGAGCAACGTGGTGGCAACCGGTTTTGGAAGAACTGAACACG GTAACCAGCATGGCTCACCGGTGCTGATGAAGGCGGTACTCAACGTGATGGACCAAATGAAGTGCAGAAGAAAGTTTACCGGATACTTGAAATTAACCGAAGGGATCAAAGCGGAACAGATGTGCGTCGGAAGTAAGGAAGGCAGAAAAGATACTTGCTATGGCGACTCTGGTGGACCGATTCAGGTGGCTACGGATGTGAATACGTGTGCTTACTATATTGTGGGCATAACGTCTTACGGGGGTGTGTGCGGAATCGGAACAAGCGAATCCGTCTATACTAAAGTGGCTAGCTACTTGGACTGGATTGAACAAACGGTTTGGCCTTATGAGTATTTGGAAAGCCGCGAAGATCAGACCACAGAAAAGGATACTACGCTGTTCGACAGCAGTCGAATCTATTTTCCCGATTCTTAG
- the LOC5567003 gene encoding serine protease snake isoform X2: protein MSNVCCCRFAALLLLCGLWCWPIALVQGQRVSELQCQRYIAMNTEESAGGPLSLDPEVVVFRRTNCSTSIDLIVNGEEAIVGEFPHQALLGVPMENGSSNQWDFYCGGSLISEWFILTAAHCKSPTIVRLGEHDLREPTYDEEDIELARQVEFNQMIRPACLWTSDPFNMSNVVATGFGRTEHGNQHGSPVLMKAVLNVMDQMKCRRKFTGYLKLTEGIKAEQMCVGSKEGRKDTCYGDSGGPIQVATDVNTCAYYIVGITSYGGVCGIGTSESVYTKVASYLDWIEQTVWPYEYLESREDQTTEKDTTLFDSSRIYFPDS, encoded by the exons ATGAGCAACGTTTGCTGCTGTCGCTTCGCAGCTCTACTACTGCTTTGCGGTCTTTGGTGTTGGCCGATCGCACTTGTTCAGG GACAACGAGTTTCCGAGCTAC AATGTCAGAGGTACATTGCTAtgaataccgaagaatcggCTGGGGGTCCTTTGTCACTGGATCCAGAGGTGGTCGTTTTCAGGCGAACAAACTGCTCCACATCCATTGATTTGATAGTGAATGGAGAGGAGGCGATAGTGGGCGAATTTCCGCACCAGGCTCTTCTAGGTGTACCCATGGAAAATGGCAGTTCGAACCAGTGGGATTTCTACTGTGGTGGATCATTAATCAGTGAGTGGTTTATTCTGACGGCAGCACACTGCAAATCTCCAACGATTGTTCGCCTGGGAGAACATGATCTTCGTGAACCCACCTACGACGAAGAGGATATTGAG TTAGCAAGGCAGGTGGAATTCAACCAGATGATTCGTCCGGCATGTTTGTGGACGAGTGATCCATTTAACATGAGCAACGTGGTGGCAACCGGTTTTGGAAGAACTGAACACG GTAACCAGCATGGCTCACCGGTGCTGATGAAGGCGGTACTCAACGTGATGGACCAAATGAAGTGCAGAAGAAAGTTTACCGGATACTTGAAATTAACCGAAGGGATCAAAGCGGAACAGATGTGCGTCGGAAGTAAGGAAGGCAGAAAAGATACTTGCTATGGCGACTCTGGTGGACCGATTCAGGTGGCTACGGATGTGAATACGTGTGCTTACTATATTGTGGGCATAACGTCTTACGGGGGTGTGTGCGGAATCGGAACAAGCGAATCCGTCTATACTAAAGTGGCTAGCTACTTGGACTGGATTGAACAAACGGTTTGGCCTTATGAGTATTTGGAAAGCCGCGAAGATCAGACCACAGAAAAGGATACTACGCTGTTCGACAGCAGTCGAATCTATTTTCCCGATTCTTAG